One window from the genome of Papaver somniferum cultivar HN1 unplaced genomic scaffold, ASM357369v1 unplaced-scaffold_84, whole genome shotgun sequence encodes:
- the LOC113345914 gene encoding probable disease resistance protein At5g63020, whose product MADWIVTPTVEIIKCFVSPIKLHVGYFVQHEQKFAKLKTKVQNLSVLRSDLQLKVDAAKRNLETVYQLVDDWFAQVDTEVARYETLEALVNGQDLDQIKNINRRYGVGKMIREKTKIIDLLIHQGRNFSSVSPGAGSLHGVDFLPKDPDFESFPSRQSVTDEVMKALSNDEMTLFGVYGMGGIGKTMLINQICNQVKDDRLFEVVVIVTVSQNVELKKIQAKIADVLEFEAIKQIEDVTTRASVLSARLMREQSVLIVLDDLWTEDFNLHHVGIPYGQNKGLKVVVTTRILKNFCGSHKFQESFEVKTIKEDESWDLFMKNVGDVPDSAVAREIVKECNGLPIALVVLGRALRNKDTLVWEDTALQLKDSHIEEIEGMNSKVFCSIKLSYDFLKNDIEKRCFLLCCLFPEDYKIAVTNELMMYFICDTHLHGPTNLKKVRGRLHTVLQLLTDSCLLLRDEKKSLVWMHDIIRDVAISIASKKDHGFFVEAGKGLTEWPSRNTHFARLSLMRNSITGLPDQPEVPHLLSLSLEGNKTLKDIPDRFFQGMKQMETLDLRSIGISKLPSSLSSLVSLRTLYLEHCVFDPSTDISLVGHLKKLVILSLQDCNLEHLPHKIVELTGLKSLNLSHNKSLQVPPNIISRLSQLEELYMKESFSGWEIEGWQNEMKASLEELIFLLKKGTLTTLHFSLDKSRRELHSEEDGLSRIRLDVTFGQRTGLDYRSCHNFLDLMVSPPICQIIMVLLERVETLKVKKSNDLKSMAQIVPTHVGFKNMKSLGIEECNGMEFLMRVQEVGVARNTFSALEDLVIRSMDNLKQLFDGAIPIGFIDKLKELTINKCNNMVNIFDSNLFKRVPNLVEIRIEGCNMLREIFNSEKAAEPISGEASNNVTTFFKLKKICLQRLPSLEIIWKGVTPNGAGFDNLLILELYGCDRINHLFSLDIAPQLRQLEELNIQYCQSMVTLIAPEESVVGCSSTALTPEVGFFPKLKKLIIETCENFEQLWVAINLANSDKNPVLLPELIKLELKDLPELSDLHQGSTSLECPCLQHLEVVDCENLKRICLSHQRTPKLEKIVGNDETWFENIEWESPGDKQHMHHLFSALW is encoded by the exons ATGGCGGACTGGATTGTGACTCCCACTGTTGAGATCATCAAGTGTTTTGTATCTCCAATTAAGCTTCATGTTGGGTACTTTGTTCAACATGAGCAAAAGTTTGCAAAGCTTAAGACCAAAGTCCAAAATTTGAGTGTATTAAGATCAGATTTGCAACTTAAAGTTGATGCAGCCAAGAGAAATCTTGAAACAGTTTATCAACTTGTGGATGATTGGTTTGCACAAGTCGATACAGAAGTTGCACGATATGAAACACTAGAGGCGTTAGTGAATGGTCAAGATCttgatcaaatcaaaaatattaatcgtCGCTATGGCGTTGGTAAAATGAtaagagaaaaaacaaaaatcattgaTTTACTTATTCACCAAGGAAGGAATTTTTCAAGTGTTTCTCCAGGTGCAGGTTCACTTCATGGTGTAGATTTTCTTCCGAAAGATCCAGATTTTGAGTCATTTCCATCAAGACAGTCTGTTACAGATGAAGTCATGAAAGCGCTAAGCAACGACGAGATGACGTTGTTTGGGGTATATGGAATGGGTGGAATTGGAAAGACTATGTTGATTAATCAAATTTGTAACCAGGTTAAAGATGATAGACTTTTTGAGGTGGTCGTAATAGTAACTGTATCTCAGAATGTGGAATTGAAAAAGATACAAGCTAAGATAGCAGATGTGTTAGAGTTTGAAGCGATCAAACAAATCGAGGATGTGACCACAAGAGCATCGGTTTTATCAGCACGGTTGATGAGGGAACAAAGCGTACTCATTGTCTTAGATGATCTGTGGACGGAGGATTTCAACTTACACCATGTGGGCATACCTTATGGACAAAACAAAGGCTTGAAAGTTGTTGTCACTACAAGAATCCTTAAAAACTTTTGTGGTTCTCATAAATTTCAAGAGAGCTTTGAGGTGAAGACCATAAAAGAGGATGAATCATGGGATTTATTCATGAAGAACGTTGGTGATGTTCCAGATTCTGCTGTGGCCAGGGAGATCGTCAAGGAGTGCAATGGTTTGCCAATAGCACTTGTTGTGCTTGGCAGGGcattgagaaacaaagacacTCTAGTATGGGAAGATACCGCTCTTCAACTAAAGGATTCTCACATCGAAGAAATCGAAGGTATGAATTCCAAAGTTTTCTGCTCAATAAAATTGAGTTATGATTTCCTCAAGAATGATATAGAGAAAAGATGTTTCCTGCTTTGTTGCTTATTCCCAGAAGATTATAAAATAGCTGTGACTAATGAATTGATGATGTACTTTATCTGTGATACTCATTTGCATGGACCGACTAATCTAAAGAAAGTCAGGGGCAGATTGCACACAGTACTGCAATTACTTACTGATTCATGTTTATTATTGCGCGATGAAAAAAAATCCCTTGTGTGGATGCATGATATTATTCGTGATGTGGCGATCTCAATTGCTTCGAAaaaggaccatggtttttttgtagAAGCTGGCAAGGGGTTAACTGAGTGGCCATCCAGAAATACTCACTTCGCACGACTATCACTAATGAGAAATTCAATCACCGGACTCCCTGACCAACCTGAAGTTCCTCATTTATTGAGCCTGTCTTTGGAAGGAAATAAGACATTGAAGGACATTCCAGATCGTTTCTTTCAAGGTATGAAGCAAATGGAAACTCTTGATTTGCGCTCAATTGGTATATCTAAGTTACCATCTTCGCTTTCATCACTTGTAAGTCTCCGCACACTTTATCTAGAACATTGTGTTTTTGATCCTTCAACTGATATATCTCTAGTTGGGCATTTAAAGAAACTTGTAATTCTTAGTCTACAAGATTGTAATTTGGAACATCTGCCACATAAAATAGTCGAATTAACTGGTTTGAAGTCGTTAAATTTGTCACACAACAAGTCACTGCAAGTTCCACCAAATATTATCTCGAGGTTGTCTCAGTTGGAAGAGTTATACATGAAGGAAAGCTTCAGCGGATGGGAAATCGAAGGGTGGCAAAATGAAATGAAAGCTAGTTTAGAAGAGCTAATATTTCTATTAAAGAAAGGTACATTAACTACTCTACACTTCAGTTTAGATAAGAGTCGTCGTGAGCTTCATTCCGAGGAGGATGGATTAAGTAGAATCCGTTTGGATGTAACTTTTGGCCAGAGAACAGGGTTAGACTATAGGTCTTGTCAcaatttccttgatcttatggTTTCGCCTCCAATTTGTCAAATCATTATGGTGTTGTTGGAAAGAGTTGAGACGCTAAAAGTAAAAAAGAGCAACGATCTGAAGAGCATGGCACAAATTGTTCCAACTCATGTTGGATTCAAAAATATGAAATCTCTCGGTATTGAAGAATGCAATGGCATGGAATTTCTGATGAGGGTACAGGAAGTAGGGGTTGCAAGAAACACTTTCAGCGCTTTGGAAGATTTAGTCATTCGTTCAATGGATAATTTGAAGCAACTATTTGATGGAGCTATACCGATAGGATTCATTGATAAATTAAAAGAGTTGACCATAAACAAGTGCAACAACATGGTCAATATTTTCGACTCAAATTTGTTCAAACGGGTACCGAATTTAGTTGAAATTAGAATAGAAGGTTGTAATATGCTAAGGGAAATATTTAACTCAGAAAAAGCAGCTGAACCTATTTCTGGAGAGGCAAGTAATAATGTCACTACATTTTTCAAACTAAAAAAGATATGCTTGCAGCGCTTGCCATCTCTGGAGATTATATGGAAAGGTGTCACTCCAAATGGAGCTGGGTTTGACAATCTTCTAATACTTGAGCTTTATGGTTGTGACAGAATTAATCATCTATTCTCTCTAGACATTGCACCACAGCTTCGACAGCTAGAGGAACTCAACATTCAATATTGTCAAAGTATGGTTACACTAATTGCGCCAGAGGAAAGCGTGGTAGGATGCTCATCGACTGCTTTAACTCCTGAAGTGGGATTCTTTCCTAAGCTAAAGAAGCTAATCATTGAAACCTGTGAGAACTTTGAGCAATTATGGGTTGCTATAAATCTTGCAAATTCTGATAAGAACCCAGTTCTACTTCCGGAATTGATTAAGCTAGAACTGAAGGATTTGCCAGAGCTTAGTGATTTGCATCAAGGGTCAACCAGTCTGGAATGCCCTTGTTTACAACATTTGGAAGTAGTTGATTGTGAAAATTTGAAGAGGATTTGTTTGTCGCATCAAAGAACACCAAAGCTAGAAAAGATTGTGGGGAATGACGAGACGTGGTTTGAAAACATTGAATGGGAAAGTCCAGGTGACAAACAACATATGCATCACCTTTTCTCAG CATTATGGtga